Proteins from a single region of Streptococcus oralis:
- the mutS gene encoding DNA mismatch repair protein MutS: MATEKLSPGMQQYVDIKKQYPDAFLLFRMGDFYELFYEDAINAAQILEISLTSRNKNAENPIPMAGVPYHSAQQYIDVLIEQGYKVAIAEQMEDPKQAVGVVKREVVQVITPGTVVDSSKPDSQNNFLVALDRDGNQFGLAYMDLVTGDFYVTGLLDFTLVCGEIRNLKAREVVLGYDLSEEEEQILSRQMNLVLSYEKDGFEDVHLLDPRLAAVEQAAASKLLQYVHRTQMRELNHLKPVIRYEIKDFLQMDYATKASLDLVENARSGKKQGSLFWLLDETKTAMGMRLLRSWIHRPLIDKERIVQRQEVVQVFLDHFFERSDLTDSLKGVYDIERLASRVSFGKTNPKDLLQLATTLSSVPRIRAILEGMEQPTLGYLIEQLDAIPELECLISAAIAPEAPHVITEGGIIRTGFDETLDKYRRVLREGTSWIAEIEAKERENSGISTLKIDYNKKDGYYFHVTNSQLGNVPAHFFRKATLKNSERFGTEELARIEGDMLEAREKSANLEYEIFMRIREEVSKYIQRLQALAQGIATVDVLQSLAVVAETQHLIRPEFGDDSQIDIKKGRHAVVEKVMGAQTYIPNSIQMSEDTSIQLITGPNMSGKSTYMRQLAMTAVMAQLGSYVPAESAHLPIFDAIFTRIGAADDLVSGQSTFMVEMMEANNAISHATKDSLILFDELGRGTATYDGMALAQSIIEYIHEHIGAKTLFATHYHELTSLESSLEHLVNVHVATLEQDGQVTFLHKIESGAADKSYGIHVAKIAGLPAELLARADKILTQLENQGTESPAPMRETSAVTEQMSLFDAPEEHPILAELAKLDVYNMTPMQAMNILVELKQKI; this comes from the coding sequence ATGGCAACAGAAAAGCTATCACCCGGCATGCAACAGTATGTGGATATTAAGAAACAATACCCAGATGCTTTTTTGCTTTTTCGAATGGGTGATTTTTACGAGTTGTTTTATGAAGATGCAATTAATGCAGCACAGATTTTAGAAATTTCCTTAACGAGTCGGAATAAAAATGCAGAAAATCCGATACCCATGGCGGGTGTCCCCTATCATTCTGCCCAGCAGTATATCGATGTTCTGATTGAGCAGGGCTATAAGGTAGCCATTGCCGAACAGATGGAAGATCCCAAACAAGCGGTTGGTGTTGTCAAGCGAGAGGTGGTTCAGGTCATCACACCTGGAACGGTCGTTGATAGCAGTAAGCCGGATAGTCAGAATAATTTCTTGGTTGCTTTAGATCGTGATGGCAATCAGTTTGGTCTAGCTTATATGGACCTGGTGACCGGTGATTTTTATGTGACAGGTCTATTAGATTTTACGTTGGTTTGTGGGGAAATCCGTAACCTAAAGGCTCGTGAAGTGGTGCTGGGTTATGACTTGTCTGAGGAAGAAGAACAAATCCTCAGCCGTCAGATGAACTTGGTGCTCTCTTATGAGAAGGATGGCTTTGAGGATGTCCATTTACTGGATCCACGTTTGGCAGCTGTGGAGCAAGCGGCAGCTAGTAAGCTCCTCCAGTATGTTCACCGGACTCAGATGCGGGAATTGAACCACCTCAAACCAGTTATCCGCTATGAAATTAAAGATTTCTTACAGATGGACTATGCGACCAAGGCTAGTCTGGATTTGGTTGAGAATGCCCGTTCAGGTAAGAAGCAAGGCAGCCTTTTCTGGCTTTTGGATGAAACCAAAACGGCTATGGGTATGCGGCTCTTACGGTCCTGGATTCATCGTCCCTTGATTGATAAGGAGCGAATCGTCCAACGTCAAGAGGTGGTGCAGGTCTTTCTTGACCACTTCTTTGAGCGCAGCGATTTGACAGACAGTCTCAAGGGTGTTTATGATATCGAGCGCTTGGCTAGCCGAGTTTCTTTTGGCAAAACCAATCCCAAGGATCTCTTGCAGTTGGCGACCACCTTATCCAGTGTACCACGGATTCGTGCGATTTTAGAAGGCATGGAGCAGCCTACTCTGGGCTATCTTATCGAACAGTTAGATGCCATCCCTGAGTTGGAGTGCTTGATTAGTGCTGCCATTGCTCCTGAAGCTCCTCATGTGATTACGGAAGGTGGCATTATCCGTACGGGATTTGATGAGACCTTAGACAAGTACCGTCGTGTGCTCAGAGAAGGGACTAGTTGGATTGCTGAGATTGAGGCTAAGGAGAGAGAAAACTCTGGCATCAGCACGCTTAAGATTGACTACAATAAAAAGGACGGCTACTATTTCCATGTGACCAATTCGCAACTGGGAAATGTGCCAGCCCACTTTTTCCGCAAGGCAACGCTGAAAAACTCAGAACGCTTTGGTACCGAAGAATTAGCCCGTATCGAGGGAGATATGCTGGAGGCGCGTGAGAAGTCAGCCAACCTAGAATACGAAATCTTTATGCGCATCCGTGAGGAAGTCAGCAAGTACATCCAGCGTTTGCAGGCTCTAGCCCAAGGAATTGCAACGGTTGATGTCTTGCAAAGTCTGGCGGTTGTGGCTGAAACCCAGCATTTGATTCGACCTGAGTTTGGGGATGATTCACAAATCGATATCAAGAAAGGGCGCCATGCTGTCGTTGAAAAGGTTATGGGAGCTCAGACCTACATTCCAAACAGTATTCAGATGTCAGAAGATACCAGCATTCAACTGATTACAGGGCCCAACATGAGTGGGAAGTCTACCTACATGCGTCAGCTAGCCATGACAGCGGTTATGGCCCAGCTAGGCTCGTATGTACCAGCAGAAAGCGCCCATTTGCCTATCTTCGATGCCATCTTTACCCGTATCGGAGCGGCAGATGATTTGGTTTCAGGTCAATCAACCTTCATGGTGGAGATGATGGAGGCCAACAATGCCATTTCTCATGCGACCAAGGATTCCTTGATTCTCTTTGATGAATTGGGACGTGGGACTGCAACTTATGACGGAATGGCTCTGGCCCAATCCATCATCGAATACATCCATGAACATATCGGAGCCAAAACCCTCTTTGCGACCCACTACCATGAGTTGACAAGTCTGGAGTCTAGCTTGGAACACTTGGTCAATGTCCACGTGGCAACCTTGGAGCAGGATGGACAGGTTACCTTCCTTCACAAGATTGAATCAGGAGCAGCTGACAAATCCTATGGTATCCACGTTGCTAAGATTGCTGGTTTACCAGCAGAACTTTTAGCAAGGGCGGATAAGATATTAACTCAACTGGAGAATCAAGGAACGGAAAGTCCTGCTCCCATGAGAGAAACAAGTGCTGTCACAGAGCAGATGTCACTCTTTGATGCGCCTGAAGAACATCCTATCCTAGCAGAATTAGCTAAACTGGATGTATACAATATGACACCTATGCAGGCTATGAATATCTTAGTTGAGCTTAAACAAAAAATATAA
- a CDS encoding DUF3021 domain-containing protein — protein sequence MKKQIFHDAAAGVLIGLILSILFSLIYAPNTYAPLSSDSLIGQVMVQHRVHGALVLLYCMIIWSAIGVLFSFGSRLFSHDWSLLRATLSHFFLMLAGFVPLATLAGWFPFHWTFYLQLIPEFAIVYLIIWVILYKREAKKVDHINQLLAHKK from the coding sequence ATGAAAAAACAAATCTTTCACGATGCAGCTGCTGGTGTACTTATCGGCCTCATCCTCTCTATCCTTTTTTCACTCATTTATGCCCCAAATACCTACGCACCACTAAGTTCCGACTCTCTTATCGGCCAAGTGATGGTGCAACATCGGGTTCACGGTGCTCTGGTCTTGCTCTACTGCATGATCATCTGGTCAGCTATCGGCGTTCTCTTTAGCTTTGGCAGTCGCTTATTCAGCCATGACTGGAGCTTACTCCGTGCAACACTTTCCCATTTCTTCCTCATGTTGGCTGGCTTTGTTCCACTAGCAACTCTGGCTGGTTGGTTCCCCTTCCACTGGACCTTCTATCTCCAGCTCATTCCAGAGTTTGCGATCGTCTACCTCATCATCTGGGTTATTCTCTATAAAAGAGAAGCTAAAAAAGTAGACCACATCAATCAACTCTTGGCTCATAAAAAGTAA
- a CDS encoding LytTR family DNA-binding domain-containing protein produces MKVELQIKETYEEEKLIVQAPKSTEKVQKVIEFAENLDQKETIKGKIEDQVYLVEIGKIQRFYIENRKVLAETASQTYSIDLRLYQVLELLPTTFIQISQSEIVNIDAISHLKLTPNGLVEIFLKNESFTYSSRRYLKIIKEKLEL; encoded by the coding sequence ATGAAAGTAGAACTACAGATTAAGGAGACTTACGAGGAGGAAAAGCTGATTGTCCAAGCACCTAAATCAACCGAAAAAGTCCAGAAAGTCATCGAGTTCGCTGAAAATCTGGACCAAAAAGAAACAATCAAAGGAAAGATTGAAGATCAGGTCTATCTAGTTGAAATTGGTAAGATTCAGCGCTTCTATATCGAGAATCGAAAGGTTCTAGCAGAAACTGCATCTCAGACCTACAGCATTGATTTGCGACTCTATCAGGTTCTTGAACTCTTGCCGACCACTTTTATCCAAATTTCCCAATCTGAAATCGTTAATATTGACGCTATCTCTCATCTCAAACTAACCCCCAACGGCCTAGTCGAAATCTTTCTCAAAAACGAAAGCTTTACCTACTCATCTCGCCGTTACCTGAAAATCATCAAGGAGAAATTAGAACTATGA
- the mutL gene encoding DNA mismatch repair endonuclease MutL, whose translation MSHIIELPEVLANQIAAGEVIERPASVVKELVENAIDAGSSQIIIEIEEAGLKKIQITDNGHGIPHDEVELALRRHATSKIKNQADLFRIRTLGFRGEALPSIASVSVLTLLTAVDGASHGTKLVARGGEVEEVIPATSPVGTKVCVEDLFFNTPARLKYMKSQQAELSHIIDIVNRLGLAHPEISFSLISDGKEMTRTAGTGQLRQAIAGIYGLASAKKMIAIENSDLDFEITGFVSLPELTRANRNYISLFINGRYIKNFLLNRAILDGYGSKLMVGRFPLAVIHIHIDPYLADVNVHPTKQEVRISKERELMALVSEAISNSLKEQALIPDALENLAKSTIRNRQKVEQTILPLKENTLYYEKTELSKPSQVEVADHQVELTEEGRDLTLFAKETLNQLTKPAKLHFAERKPANYDQLDHPELDFASLDKAYDKLEREESSSFPELEFFGQMHGTYLFAQGRDGLYIIDQHAAQERVKYEEYRESIGNVDQSQQQLLVPYIFEFPADDALRLRERMALLEEVGVFLAEYGENQFILREHPIWMVEEEIESGIYEMCDMLLLTKEVSIKKYRAELAIMMSCKRSIKANHRIDDHSARQLLYQLSQCDNPYNCPHGRPVLVHFTKSDMEKMFRRIQENHTSLRELGKY comes from the coding sequence ATGTCTCATATTATTGAATTGCCAGAGGTGCTGGCAAACCAGATCGCGGCAGGAGAGGTCATTGAACGTCCTGCTAGTGTGGTCAAAGAGTTGGTAGAAAATGCCATTGACGCAGGTTCTAGCCAGATTATCATCGAGATTGAGGAAGCTGGTCTTAAGAAAATCCAAATCACCGATAATGGTCACGGGATTCCCCACGATGAAGTCGAGTTGGCTCTTCGCCGTCATGCAACTAGTAAGATTAAGAATCAGGCAGATCTTTTTCGGATTCGGACTCTCGGTTTTCGTGGTGAAGCTTTGCCTTCTATCGCATCTGTTAGTGTACTGACTCTTTTGACAGCGGTGGATGGTGCCAGTCACGGGACCAAGCTCGTTGCGCGTGGGGGAGAAGTTGAGGAAGTTATCCCAGCGACTAGTCCTGTGGGGACCAAAGTTTGTGTGGAGGACCTCTTTTTCAACACACCTGCCCGCCTCAAGTATATGAAGAGCCAGCAAGCGGAGCTGTCTCATATCATTGATATTGTCAACCGTCTGGGCTTGGCCCATCCCGAGATTTCTTTTAGTTTAATCAGTGATGGAAAGGAAATGACGCGGACAGCAGGGACTGGTCAACTGCGACAAGCAATCGCAGGAATTTATGGTTTGGCAAGTGCCAAGAAGATGATTGCCATTGAGAACTCTGACTTAGATTTCGAAATTACAGGTTTTGTGTCTCTGCCTGAGTTAACCCGAGCAAATCGTAACTATATCAGCCTCTTCATCAATGGCCGCTATATCAAGAACTTCTTGCTCAATCGCGCTATTCTTGACGGTTACGGAAGCAAGCTCATGGTAGGGCGTTTTCCACTGGCTGTCATTCACATCCATATTGATCCTTATCTGGCTGATGTCAATGTGCATCCAACCAAGCAAGAAGTGCGGATTTCTAAGGAAAGAGAACTGATGGCGCTGGTCTCAGAAGCCATTTCCAACAGTCTCAAGGAGCAAGCCTTGATCCCTGATGCCTTGGAAAATCTTGCCAAGTCGACCATTCGCAATCGTCAAAAGGTAGAGCAGACCATTCTCCCACTCAAAGAAAATACGCTTTACTATGAAAAAACAGAACTCTCAAAACCTAGTCAAGTTGAGGTAGCTGATCACCAGGTTGAATTAACTGAGGAGGGTAGGGACCTAACCCTGTTTGCCAAGGAAACCTTGAACCAGCTAACCAAGCCAGCAAAACTGCATTTTGCAGAGAGAAAGCCTGCTAACTACGACCAACTAGACCATCCAGAGTTAGATTTTGCTAGCCTCGATAAGGCTTATGACAAGCTGGAGCGAGAAGAATCATCCAGCTTCCCAGAGTTGGAGTTTTTCGGACAAATGCACGGGACCTATCTTTTTGCCCAAGGGCGAGATGGCCTCTACATCATAGACCAGCACGCCGCTCAGGAACGAGTTAAGTACGAGGAATACCGTGAAAGCATTGGCAATGTTGACCAAAGCCAGCAGCAACTCCTAGTGCCCTACATCTTTGAATTTCCTGCAGATGATGCTCTTCGTCTCAGGGAAAGAATGGCACTTTTAGAGGAAGTGGGTGTCTTTTTAGCAGAGTACGGAGAAAATCAATTTATCCTGCGTGAGCATCCTATTTGGATGGTAGAGGAAGAAATCGAGTCTGGTATCTATGAAATGTGCGACATGCTGCTCTTGACCAAGGAAGTTTCGATCAAGAAATACCGAGCAGAGCTAGCCATCATGATGTCCTGCAAGCGGTCTATCAAGGCTAACCATCGTATCGATGACCACTCAGCCAGACAACTCCTTTATCAGCTTTCTCAATGTGACAATCCCTATAACTGTCCCCACGGACGTCCCGTTTTGGTGCATTTTACCAAGTCGGATATGGAAAAGATGTTCCGACGTATTCAGGAAAATCATACCAGTCTTCGTGAGTTGGGGAAATATTAA
- a CDS encoding helix-turn-helix domain-containing protein translates to MKLAEKLFELRKEKGWSQEKLAEQINVSRQSISKWESGQVLPEIEKIIELSKIFQVTTDYLLLDENFEKGSTAVILEEDKDKYYKEVKSFGLWQVIYIFVLALAIYLFLSGSSFPAEFTAWIWLTFVLLIASTTAINKTLKTKQRYLDKVIGLENPSNQDNSAKP, encoded by the coding sequence ATGAAACTCGCAGAAAAACTATTTGAGCTCAGAAAGGAAAAAGGTTGGTCCCAAGAAAAACTAGCAGAACAAATCAATGTTTCTCGGCAAAGCATCTCCAAATGGGAGTCTGGACAAGTACTTCCTGAAATCGAAAAAATCATTGAATTAAGCAAGATTTTTCAAGTGACAACTGACTATCTCTTACTGGATGAAAACTTTGAAAAAGGTTCCACGGCAGTGATTTTGGAGGAAGATAAGGACAAATACTATAAAGAAGTTAAATCCTTTGGTCTCTGGCAGGTGATTTATATTTTCGTATTGGCTCTAGCTATCTATCTCTTTTTATCCGGTTCTAGTTTCCCAGCCGAATTCACCGCCTGGATTTGGCTGACCTTCGTTCTCTTGATTGCTTCAACTACTGCGATCAACAAGACTCTCAAAACCAAACAACGTTATCTTGATAAAGTGATTGGTCTTGAGAATCCTTCAAACCAAGACAACTCTGCGAAACCTTGA
- the ruvA gene encoding Holliday junction branch migration protein RuvA: MYEYLKGIITKITAKYIVLEANGIGYILHVANPYAYSGQVNQETQIYVHQVVREDAHLLYGFRSEDEKKLFLSLISVSGIGPVSALAIIAADDNAGLVQAIETKNITYLTKFPKIGKKTAQQMVLDLEGKVVVASDDLPAKVAVQTSAENQELEEAMEAMLALGYKATELKKIKKFFEGTTDTAENYIKSALKMLVK; the protein is encoded by the coding sequence ATGTACGAATATCTAAAAGGAATCATTACCAAAATCACTGCTAAATACATCGTCCTAGAGGCAAATGGTATCGGTTATATCTTACATGTAGCCAATCCCTATGCTTACTCAGGTCAGGTCAATCAAGAGACCCAGATTTATGTGCACCAAGTTGTCCGTGAGGACGCGCATCTGCTCTATGGCTTTCGCTCAGAAGATGAGAAAAAACTCTTCCTCAGTCTGATTTCGGTCTCAGGTATTGGACCTGTATCAGCTCTTGCTATTATCGCAGCCGATGACAATGCTGGCTTGGTTCAAGCAATCGAGACTAAGAACATTACCTACTTGACTAAGTTCCCTAAAATTGGCAAGAAAACAGCCCAACAGATGGTGCTAGACTTGGAAGGTAAGGTAGTTGTGGCTAGCGATGACCTTCCTGCCAAGGTGGCAGTGCAAACCAGCGCTGAAAACCAAGAACTGGAAGAAGCTATGGAAGCCATGTTGGCACTGGGCTACAAGGCAACCGAGCTTAAGAAAATCAAGAAATTCTTTGAAGGAACGACAGATACAGCTGAGAACTATATCAAGTCGGCCCTTAAGATGTTGGTAAAATAG
- a CDS encoding DNA-3-methyladenine glycosylase I: MPKRCGWVKMNNPLYVAYHDEEWGYPLHDDQALFELLCMETYQAGLSWETVLNKRQAFREAFHGYQIQAVAEMADGELEALLENPAIIRNRAKLFATRANAQAFLQVQKTFGSFDAYLWSFVEGKTIVNNVPDYHLAPAKTALSEKLSQDLKKRGFKFTGLVAVLAFLQAAGLIDDHENDCEWKSGNK; the protein is encoded by the coding sequence ATGCCAAAACGCTGTGGTTGGGTTAAAATGAACAACCCTTTATATGTAGCCTATCATGATGAGGAGTGGGGCTACCCCCTCCATGATGACCAAGCATTGTTTGAGTTATTGTGCATGGAAACCTATCAGGCTGGTCTATCTTGGGAAACGGTACTAAACAAACGCCAAGCTTTCCGAGAAGCATTTCATGGATATCAAATTCAGGCGGTCGCGGAGATGGCAGATGGGGAGTTGGAAGCCTTGTTAGAGAATCCAGCCATCATCCGAAATCGTGCCAAGCTCTTTGCGACGCGTGCCAACGCCCAAGCATTTTTACAAGTCCAGAAAACCTTTGGCTCTTTTGACGCTTATCTCTGGTCCTTTGTTGAGGGAAAAACGATCGTGAATAATGTTCCTGACTATCACCTAGCACCTGCTAAAACAGCCTTGTCTGAAAAGTTATCTCAAGATCTCAAAAAACGAGGCTTCAAGTTCACAGGTCTAGTCGCAGTTTTAGCTTTTCTACAAGCGGCAGGTCTGATTGACGACCACGAGAATGATTGTGAGTGGAAAAGCGGAAATAAGTGA
- a CDS encoding SemiSWEET family transporter, with protein sequence MTKQKINQIVGSIGAFIGIIVFIAYIPQIFANLQGNKAQPFQPLSAAVSCLIWVIYGWTKEPKKDWILIIPNSAGVVLGGLTFLTAL encoded by the coding sequence ATGACTAAACAAAAAATAAATCAAATTGTCGGTTCAATCGGGGCCTTTATCGGGATTATTGTATTTATCGCCTACATCCCACAAATTTTTGCCAATTTACAAGGCAACAAAGCTCAACCATTCCAGCCTTTATCCGCAGCAGTATCTTGTTTAATTTGGGTTATTTACGGGTGGACAAAAGAACCTAAGAAGGATTGGATACTAATTATTCCAAACTCAGCTGGCGTTGTCTTAGGTGGACTGACATTTCTTACTGCACTATAA
- a CDS encoding S66 peptidase family protein, with protein sequence MVSTIGIVSLSSGIIGEDFVKHEVDLGVQRLKDLGLNPVFLPHSLKGLGFIKDHPEARAEDLMQAFSDDSIDMILCAIGGDDTYRLLPYLFENDQLQKVIKPKIFLGFSDTTMNHLMLHKLGVKTFYGQSFLADICELNKEMLPYSLHYFKELIETGRISEIRPSDVWYEERTDFSPKALGTARISHVNTGFDLLQGNAQFEGEILGGCLESLYDIFDNSRYADSTDLCQKYKLFPDLSDWEGKILLLETSKEKPEPENFKKMVQTLKETGVFEVISGLLVGKPMDETFYDDYKVALMDIIDSNIPIVYNLNVGHATPRAIVPFGVHAYVDAKEQVIRFDDNKK encoded by the coding sequence ATAGTTTCTACTATTGGTATTGTTAGTTTGTCTAGTGGCATTATCGGAGAGGATTTTGTCAAACACGAAGTCGATTTGGGTGTCCAACGTCTCAAGGATTTGGGACTCAATCCTGTCTTTTTGCCCCATTCGCTAAAGGGCTTGGGCTTTATCAAGGATCATCCTGAGGCACGTGCAGAGGATTTGATGCAGGCCTTTTCTGATGATAGCATCGATATGATCCTATGTGCCATCGGTGGGGACGATACCTATCGTTTGCTACCTTATCTTTTTGAAAACGACCAGCTTCAAAAGGTTATCAAGCCAAAGATTTTTCTTGGCTTCTCAGATACAACCATGAACCATCTCATGTTGCATAAACTAGGTGTTAAAACTTTTTATGGGCAATCCTTTTTAGCAGATATTTGTGAATTGAACAAGGAGATGTTGCCCTATAGTCTCCACTACTTTAAAGAATTAATCGAGACTGGGAGAATCTCAGAAATCCGCCCTAGCGACGTTTGGTATGAGGAACGGACTGACTTTAGTCCCAAGGCCCTGGGAACAGCTCGTATCAGTCATGTAAATACAGGTTTTGACTTGTTACAAGGAAATGCTCAGTTTGAGGGAGAAATTCTTGGTGGTTGCCTTGAATCTCTCTATGATATCTTTGACAATTCTCGATACGCAGACAGCACGGACCTCTGCCAAAAGTACAAACTCTTCCCTGACTTATCCGACTGGGAAGGAAAGATTCTCTTGTTAGAAACAAGCAAAGAAAAGCCTGAGCCGGAAAACTTCAAAAAGATGGTGCAGACTTTGAAAGAAACTGGGGTATTTGAGGTCATCAGTGGACTCTTGGTCGGAAAGCCAATGGATGAAACCTTCTATGACGACTATAAGGTGGCACTAATGGACATCATTGACAGCAATATCCCGATTGTCTATAATCTGAATGTTGGCCACGCAACGCCAAGAGCCATTGTTCCCTTTGGCGTCCATGCTTATGTAGATGCAAAGGAACAAGTCATTCGCTTTGACGATAACAAAAAATAA
- a CDS encoding DUF1129 domain-containing protein, protein MSQIDLQKLTKKNQEFIHIATQQFIKDGKTDAEIKAIFEEIIPKILEEQAKGTTARSLYGAPTHWAHSFTVKEQYEKEHPKENDDPKLMIMDSALFITSLFALISALTTFFSTDQAIGYGLITLLLVGLVGGLAFYLMYYFVYQYYGPDTDRSQRPPFWKSILVILASMVLWLVVFFATSFLPASLNPVLAPLPLAILGAVLLALRFYLKKRFNIRSASAEPSRY, encoded by the coding sequence ATGTCTCAGATTGATTTACAAAAATTAACTAAGAAAAACCAAGAGTTTATCCACATCGCTACCCAACAGTTCATCAAAGATGGTAAAACAGACGCTGAAATCAAGGCTATCTTTGAGGAAATTATTCCTAAAATCCTTGAAGAGCAAGCCAAAGGAACGACCGCTCGTTCCCTCTACGGTGCTCCAACCCACTGGGCTCATAGCTTCACCGTCAAGGAGCAATATGAAAAAGAGCATCCAAAAGAAAATGACGATCCAAAACTCATGATTATGGACTCAGCCCTTTTCATCACCAGCCTCTTTGCATTGATTAGCGCCCTGACTACCTTCTTCTCTACAGATCAAGCTATTGGCTATGGGTTGATTACCCTCTTGTTGGTTGGACTTGTAGGAGGACTTGCCTTCTACTTGATGTACTACTTTGTCTACCAGTATTATGGACCAGACACAGACCGTAGCCAGCGTCCTCCATTCTGGAAATCAATCCTCGTCATCCTGGCCTCCATGGTCCTTTGGTTGGTTGTCTTCTTTGCAACAAGCTTCCTACCAGCCAGCCTCAATCCAGTCCTTGCTCCATTGCCTTTGGCTATCCTAGGAGCTGTCCTTCTCGCCCTTCGCTTCTATCTCAAGAAACGTTTCAACATCCGAAGCGCAAGTGCGGAACCATCCCGTTATTAA